TCCGCATCACAACGTCGTCAGGCTGAGGTTCAGGCAGCCTTCGGGGCGTTGACGTCGCTCGGAAGCGCCTTCTGGGCAACCTCGACGAGCGCGGCGAACGCGTTGGCGTCCGTCACCGCGAGGTCGGCCAGGATCTTGCGGTCCACCTCGATGTTGGCGGCCTTCAGACCCTGGATGAAGCGGTTGTACGTCATGCCGTTGGCGCGGGCAGCGGCGTTGATGCGCTGGATCCACAGCTGACGGAAGTCGCCCTTGCGCTTCTTGCGGTCGTTGTAGTTGTAGACGAGGGAGTGGGTGACCTGCTCCTTCGCCTTGCGGTACAGGCGGGAGCGCTGGCCACGGTAGCCGCTGGCCTGCTCGAGGATCGCCCGGCGCTTCTTGTGGGCGTTGACTGCCCGCTTGACGCGTGCCACTTGTTAACTCCTTGTAGCGGGGCCGTGGTTGTCGTCACACGGCCCGAATCGATTGAGTCCCGGTCCGAGTCGCGCGCCCCCTCCAGTCAGTGGGGCGCGGCGGCTCACTTGCCGAGAAGCTTCTTGATCTTCGCGGCGTCGCCCGGGGCCATCTCGGCGTTGCCGGTGAGGCGACGCGTCACGCGGGACGACTTGTGCTCGAGCAGGTGGCGCTTGCCGGCGCGCTCGCGGAGCACCTTGCCGGAGCCGGTGATCTTGAAGCGCTTGCTGGCACCGCTGTGCGTCTTGTTCTTCGGCATGCGCCGTTCTCTCCTCGTCAGTGGCGCTCCCGCAGGCAGGGATCCGGCAAGCGGGAGCGTCAGATGTATCGGTTAGGTGTCCGCGGCGCGGTGCCCCGGACGGACTCCGGGGCGCACGCCTCGGGGATCACGCCTGGGCGTGCTCCTCGGTGGGCTCCTCGGCGGGCTCGTCGGCGGACTCGTCCGCGGCAACTCCGCCCTGGCGCTCCGCCTTGCGGGCGGCCTGCGCCTCGCGGGCTTCGGCCATCGCCTCGGTCTTCTTCTTGTGCGGACCGAGGACCATGATCATGTTTCGGCCGTCCTGCTTCGGATTCGACTCGATGAAGCCGAGGTCCTCCACGTCGGACGCGAGCCGCTGCAGCAGCCGGAAGCCCAGCTCGGGGCGGGACTGCTCGCGACCACGGAACATGATCGTGATCTTGACCTTGTCACCCTGCTTGAGGAACCGGACGACGTGACCCTTTTTGGTGTCGTAGTCGTGCGGGTCGATCTTCGGCCGGAGCTTCATCTCCTTGATGACCGTGTGCGCCTGGTTCTTGCGCGCCTCACGGGCCTTCATGGCCGACTCGTACTTGAACTTTCCGTAGTCCATGAGCTTGCAGACGGGCGGGCGAGCGTTCGCCGCCACCTCGACCAGGTCGAGGTCGTACTCCTGAGCAAGCTCAAGGGCCTTGGCAAGCGGAACAATCCCGACCTGCTCGCCGCTGGGACCGACAAGTCGCACTTCGGGAACGCGAATCCGGTCGTTGATGCGGGGCTCGGCGCTGATGGATCCTCCTCGGTAGCACCACGCGACGGCCTGGCGGACTGCCGCGTAACGTCTTTTTGGTGTGACCAACCGCGCCGGTACACGAAAAATGCCCCGGACGGGACACAGGCGGGGCTCCACATAGATCTGGAGCACCGCCGCGATGTCTCGCGGGGCGCAGCCGGACCGTTGACCCGCCAACCCTGAGGTCGGCCGGGTGGGAGATCGGAGC
This Streptomyces decoyicus DNA region includes the following protein-coding sequences:
- the rplT gene encoding 50S ribosomal protein L20, with translation MARVKRAVNAHKKRRAILEQASGYRGQRSRLYRKAKEQVTHSLVYNYNDRKKRKGDFRQLWIQRINAAARANGMTYNRFIQGLKAANIEVDRKILADLAVTDANAFAALVEVAQKALPSDVNAPKAA
- the rpmI gene encoding 50S ribosomal protein L35, yielding MPKNKTHSGASKRFKITGSGKVLRERAGKRHLLEHKSSRVTRRLTGNAEMAPGDAAKIKKLLGK
- the infC gene encoding translation initiation factor IF-3, whose translation is MVTPKRRYAAVRQAVAWCYRGGSISAEPRINDRIRVPEVRLVGPSGEQVGIVPLAKALELAQEYDLDLVEVAANARPPVCKLMDYGKFKYESAMKAREARKNQAHTVIKEMKLRPKIDPHDYDTKKGHVVRFLKQGDKVKITIMFRGREQSRPELGFRLLQRLASDVEDLGFIESNPKQDGRNMIMVLGPHKKKTEAMAEAREAQAARKAERQGGVAADESADEPAEEPTEEHAQA